From a single Leptidea sinapis chromosome 1, ilLepSina1.1, whole genome shotgun sequence genomic region:
- the LOC126979598 gene encoding cytochrome P450 6B5-like, with amino-acid sequence MTSVLIACFVLLLILCYYVMETKFKYWKQRNVPYLKPLLIFGNYKEYLTLNKTMFSVVNEIYEQFPNEPYVGAFYGTEPTLILRDPEYIKLVLARDFYYFNSREIAKYTSKEIWTQSLFFTYGDRWKILRQNLTPIFSSAKMKKMFYLIAECSTLFEEVLEKEMQKPKTELRSVMECYTIDCIGSCVFGINTNTMTIKEDNPFIHIAKKLFESTTSRGLGLIGRAVWPKIFYILGCKAFPLEINNFFNQLIKGVFQARNFKESNRHDFVDIMLRFKRNACLTGDTLTKHKDESVKRSVLKIDDDLLCGQCISLFGAGFETSATTLSYILYELAKHPAAQEKAIIEVDEYFRKNEELSYGCASENQYLEACFSETLRIYPLVGVLTRELVEDYVLPSGVSLNKGVRVHVPVYSLHHDADYFPEPEVFRPERFLDKDNIRQYTYMPFGGGPRICIGLRFAKMQVMAGLLTVLRKCRVELADGMPRSLEFEPRAITTQPIQEIHVKLIRR; translated from the exons ATGACATCTGTACTAATAGCGTGCTTTGtattattactaatattgtGTTATTATGTTATGGAAACAAAATTCAAGTACTGGAAGCAAAGAAATGTACCTTATCTGAAACCGTTGCTGATTTTTGGAAACTATAAAGAATACCTTACGTTGAATAAAACAATGTTTAGTGTTGTAAATGAGATTTATGAACAGTTTCCTAATGAACCTTATGTTGGAGCTTTCTATGGCACAGAACCTACACTTATTCTACGAGATCCTGAATATATTAAGTTAGTGCTGGCTAGGGATTTTTACTACTTCAACAGCCGGGAAATTGCAAAATATACTAGCAAAGAAATTTGGActcaaagtttatttttcacATATGGAGACCGATGGAAAATCCTACGACAAAACTTGACCCCTATATTCTCATCAGCTAAAATGaagaaaatgttttatttgattGCCGAATGTTCCACGCTGTTCGAAGAAGTACTGGAGAAGGAAATGCAGAAGCCTAAAACCGAACTAAGATCTGTAATGGAATGTTATACTATAGACTGCATAGGATCCTGTGTCTTTGGTATCAATACCAATACTATGACAATAAAAGAAGATAACCCGTTTATTCATATAGCTAAAAAACTTTTTGAATCAACTACATCGAGAGGATTGGGGTTGATTGGGCGGGCGGTTTGGCCAAAAATATTCTATATACTGGGTTGCAAAGCCTTCCCTTTGGaaatcaacaatttttttaatcaacttaTTAAGGGTGTCTTTCAGGCAAGAAATTTTAAAGAGTCAAATAGACACGACTTTGTGGATATTATGTTAAGATTCAAAAGAAATGCATGCCTTACAGGCGATacattaacaaaacataaagaTGAATCTGTAAAAAGATCAGTACTCAAAATAGATGATGATTTACTCTGTGGTCAGTGTATTTCATTGTTTGGGGCTGGGTTTGAAACATCAGCGACTACGCTAAGTTATATCCTGTATGAGCTTGCAAAACACCCAGCTGCTCAAGAGAAAGCCATAATTGAAGTTGATGAATACTTCAGAAAAAATGAGGAGTTATCTTACGGATGTGCTAGTGAGAACCAGTACTTAGAAGCATGCTTCAGTGAGACATTGCGTATATATCCGTTAGTTGGTGTATTAACGCGGGAATTGGTAGAAGATTATGTATTACCATCTGGAGTGTCGTTAAATAAAGGTGTAAGGGTTCATGTACCAGTGTATAGCCTTCACCATGACGCAGATTACTTTCCAGAACCAGAAGTTTTCCGACCAGAAAGATTTTTGGACAAGGATAACATCAGACAGTATACATACATGCCATTTGGAGGAGGACCAAGAATATGTATag GTTTGAGGTTCGCCAAAATGCAGGTGATGGCTGGTTTACTGACTGTTCTGAGGAAGTGCCGAGTGGAACTGGCTGATGGTATGCCAAGGAGTCTGGAATTTGAGCCGAGGGCTATAACGACTCAGCCCATTCAAGAAATACACGTAAAACTAATACGTCGATAG